TTTTCCCTTTGCCTGCTTCAACATATGGGGGGAAAGATTCTAAATCCTTTCTATTTAGTGTATGATCCTGAGGGGTGGTTTGTGTCAGGGCTGGAGGGTTGTAAAGCCATTTGCTGAACGTGCCTCTTTGTCAGTCTTACCCAGGTaccatgcttttaaaatgctgttactTAAAAGTGACACTGCAACAAGAGCAAATGTCTGCAGCTTTTTGGTGGCGAGGCTGAACAGTAATAATGAGAGCTGTATTACAAAATTCCGGTCTAGGTGCTCGGGGCTTTCTTCAAAAATCCTTTGTACAAACAGATTTAGATTGGGTAAGCAGTCAGCTGGCCTTGAAGTCTTTGCAGCTACACCAACAAAAAGCATGTGGATGGTAAGGTGGAGATGCTGAGACCATGCTCAAGGTTAGCTGAACCCTGAAGGGAGCCAGTGGTCCAGGTGCTTTAAGGTAGCAGAAGAATGGAGATAAGAGCTTCCTGTTgacaaaagacatttttgaaaatttgaaaCTAATCTTGCTATTTTAGGCTAGCATGAAACCAGCAATTCAGATGGTTTTAGTGAGACGTGTCATATTTATTGGGGGTCATCAAGGGTAAAAGTTTACCTTATGTTTCTAACATTTGAGGTGGGACTATGATGACTTTTTcagtacagattttaaaaatgtgagcaCACCTGCAAGGATTATTTACTTGGCAAAGTATTATTTAATAGAAGTTATTCTGAGGAGCGCAAAAAAAATGTATGGAGTAGTTTGTCGGCGTGACAAACTCCTGTTCTCACTTTCTAATCTGGGCATGAGCAATGTCACTGTTTCAGTTAAAACTGAATTCTTGATTATAGCTTAGTACTTTTAGTGATGCTACAAAGTAGGTGGAGGTGGTGTTCATAAGTTAAATGCCTGAATATTTATATGCCATAGTTCATTCCTATCCGTCTTAAAAGTTTCACTATTTGAATAAATGATACCATGTATAAAGGCTTGATTTTACTTTGTGTGACTGATGTTAACTCTTAAGTATTAGGTTTTAATTAGTTGTTATAGTATCAAAGCTGATTATTTTGTATAGAAAAAAGAACTTGGTAGTTAGCACAAGTGATGACCTGGTCTTTTATGTTCTCTGCTGTCTCCCCTTCATGCCTGTGGTAAGATTTCCATTACTCTAAAAACAAATAGGGCAGTCGCCTCTATGTATGCTTACATAGCTGCTACCTGCCTAAAGAAAACGTGCATGTCTGCTCTTCAAAGAGTTAAAAAGCACTATGGTAAATTCTTTCTATGTTTTTCTATTAATACAATTCCTGCAGCCATCACCAAACAAAACCTAGTTTGATTCTGTGTAGTGCTGTGTAGTGTAACTCTCTTCACCAGAACCCATCTCTCTGCGTGGTGGTTGGGATCTTCACAGgtttcttctgctccttctccACCTGGAAGGATGTGGCACCCGCACCTCTGACCGATTCCCTGGCCGGCTCCCGTATCTGCTGTctgacaagaaacattttttttttttttttctcagaacgcTATCGACAGGGTCTCGTGTCCTGTTGTGAAAGTGGGAGGAGGATAGCTTCTGCCTTGCTAACTTAAAGGTGGCTGCATTTTTTCCTGCTAAACATATTTTGTGTTTAAATGGCGTTAGCAGTTATTAgcactttgattttcttttaaaggatttattttaaccAGAAGTGATAGAGCACCTGGGAAAACTGCAAGTCTGCAGTAACAAGCACCCAGCCCTTGTGCGAGCCTACCGAACGCAACGGGCAGCGGTTCGGCGGCAGAGCAGCCCCGGGCGTTAGAAGGCGGGAACGGCTCCCCCGCGCCTCGTCTGTGGGTGCGCTCTGACAAACGGGGGTTTGCGTGGGGCTTGGAAAGCGACGGGCAGAAAGTCCTTCGTCAGCCCGAATCCTTGAAGCTGCCGTGCTGACTTTAAGAAATGCCTTCAGGTTTGCCGTTGGGGTTTGTCCTTCCTGGCAGTTCTGTAGCTCAGAACGCCGTCACGCTGTTGGGAGGCAGGCGCACGAGAACAGCGATACGGGACCAAACCAGCGGGGTTTCGAGGGGAGCGATAAGAAGGACGGACGTGCGGCAGGGCAAGCGGCTGGAGAGCCGTCCGGAGGCGCGGCGGCtcccgggacgggacgggacaaGCCCGCTCAACTGCCGCCGCGGCCGCTGGGTGCCGCCCGTGCGCATGCGCCGAGGCGCcgcgcgccgcccccccccccgtgaCGCTATGCGCGTTCCGTTGTTATGGAGCGGCGCGACAGGCCGTAAAGTGCGTGGCGCTTCCGGCTGGCGCTGAGGGGAGGGCCGGGAGCCTCGTGTGAGGGAGCGCGGAGGCTGTGggcgcccgcgccgccgcccgccggccccaGGCACCCGCCCGCCTCGTCTGCCCGGCGCCCACCACCCCCAGGATGTTCAAGAAGTGAGTGTGGCTGGGCCCCGCCGCGCCTGTGAGGCCGGGGCTGGGGGACGGTGggagggctgtggggaggggggctGGGATGGGCCCGGCGCCCCCTCTGCCCCGGGGCTCGGCCCTGCTGGCCCGGCCTCGGTGCTGCGCTCGCGGGACCGGCGCGGCCGGGCCCTGCTCGGGGGCTGGGGCAGCGCGAGAGCGGGCGGCCTcgctccccgccagcccctctGGCCGCCTCGGCCTCCTCGGGGCGCAGGGTGCGCCCTCAGCCCTCGGGGTAGCGCCGCCCCGCAGCCGTCAGCTTTGCCTTGGGGCGCGCTGGCCTGGGTTGCTTGGGCACTCGCTTCTTAAAAGAAAAGACCTAAAAAGCAAGCTGAGTCATTAATTTCTCTGAACTTTGGGGTAGTAAAAAGCGCAGTTTGTAAGCCTGCGCTAAAGGTGAAGGACTCCTGTAAGTACATCTGAGTAGGGCTGTAGGTGTTAGTGTTACCAGCAAAGTCTGCTCTGTAAGTTGAATCATTCAATAAGGCTGTGTGCCAAGGTGTATCCCTGAGACTAAAAACATGTTTCATGGATGTACATAATGTTTAGGGACTAAACCAGCCTACTAGTGGGAACCCCTCTGCTTTCCCCCAGCCCAAGTGTTCCCAGGGGACAGATTTAAGCCTCATGAAATCCTAGATTTGAAAGTTGGGCAGATGCAGTACTACTAAGGTTTTACAGCaaatttataaacatttctgaaaaatgctgCTGAGATATGGCATCTTCTGGGCAGCAAATTGTGCACTTCTGAAACACACTCTTTTGGCAGATTTGATGAAAAGGAGAATGTATCAAACTGCATCCAGCTGAAGACTTCAGTTATTAAAGGTATTAAGAATCAGCTGATAGACCAGTTTCCTGTTATTGAACCATGGCTAAACCAAATTATGCCAAAGAAAGACCCAGTCAAAATAGTAAGATGgtaagtttcttttttcttaaactttgctTCCAAGATGCTAGGATTGCTTCctttatatgtttattttgtaTAGTAGATGAACCTACTGTTTTTGAAAAGCATCTATCATTTCTTAATAGGTAATAGTCCATGTTATGGCCAAACTAGAAAGTTTGCATGTGCTCATCACGCTCTTGAAGGCCTGCTAGCAGGATGtttcaggaaagcaaaaatgCTGCCTGATAGTAAATGTGCAACATTTGGGACTCTCCAGGGACCAGCCTGGTGTTGAAGGGAAGCATTCAGCTTTATGGATATGGAAGCTCAAACATAGCTTCCAGTAGCATTCTATTTGCATAGCTTCCAGTAGCATTGTTTTACTATTTTGGGGCTTTCATATATTATgtggattattttcctttttttttttttttttaaatagagagtAGCATATTTTTGTTGATTTCTTCTCCTTGTTCActctttttattgcattttaaaaaaccccaaagacatGCACTTTGTGAACAACTGGATGTTTGtctgtagttttttttttccttatttttaaagggaaaggaTGTGTGTAGGAAACCAGTGTTGGAGAACAAGCTATAAAAGAAGatagtatttttagttttaaattttccTGCTAATTGCCTGACTTAACTCTCAAATGCCAAGATAGACCAGATtctgaagtgaaatatttaaactgTAAAAGGGTTAAGTAGTTAttggaataattttatttttaatcttgcaGTCATGAACATATAGAAATCCTCACTGTGAATGGGGAACTGCTGTTCTTCAGACAAAGAGAAGGGATTTTCTACCCGACACTAAGGTTGCTTCACAAATGTAAGTTTCCTGAGGATGGTAGTGATGGGGAGAGAGGGGTGAGCGTGTGATTCCACAGGACTTCTCTAGAAGCGAATCAAAAAGAATTTACTACTTCCATGCATATATATATTCCAGGATAGATCTTAAATGTATAGTACGCCTTCTCAACTGTAATTTATTGCTTTGCTATTTCAGGTGCCTATATGGGTTGCTTTCCCCGTAATTATTGTAATGCTATATGTTAAGCAATGTGAACTTTGTTTTCTAAGAATTAAGTTGTGGAAATCtgcaaaaaaaattcttgagaGAGTTTTCCCTAAGAGATCTAAATTTCTTGTTGTTAGCCCCATCTTTGTTCTTTCAGGTCTTCGTTTAAAGCCTTCTTGCTTCCTTCCAAATGCTTGTAGGttcttattagaaaaatattgtttaatcCTGAGTTTAATGATGTAATGTATACTTGTCTCCTGTAAGAATTTATGCTGCACGCTTTTTACTTTTTACACtctcattatttttcttgctgttctcaCTGTTCTGCTTTATTGTGTTACTCTGATTTGGATGAGTGCAGGTGTCCCTGAAAATGTTATTCAGTCAAATCTTGGTTTGAGATACTTCAGGAAGCTGCATGCAGTTGAAGGATGGCTTGAAGAACTGACATCCTTCATGAATATTGTCCATCTTTGCCATTTTTTGTCCTGTTAACATTAAACTGTTTCTTCTTCATGTAAGAGGTTATACATGTAATTTGAGGGATTTAAGACCTCTTAGTATTTGGGCTCTTATGTGATTGTTTTGGCTAGGAAACTTGTTAAAACTGTTACTTGGTGTGTGAGTATGCAGGAGGCATAGGCCTGGTGTTGGGTTGCCCTTTGGTTCTCAGATAAAAGATGTGGTCTGGGAGAATAGTACTTGTGCCCTTCCGGGACAGTATGGCCCAGCAGGAGCTCTGGTAGTTGTTTTTCAAACTTCCTACCCTCGCAGCACACTGTAGATCTAATTGCCCCATCTAAACTGACTTGATAATGAGTTACTCATTTTGTCATTTTATCGTATTAATTGTAATGCTGTATCTTTCCTCTCCTAGACCCATTTATTCTACCACATCAGCAGGTTGATAAAGGCGCCATTAAATTTGTACTAAGTGGAGCTAATATAATGTGCCCTGGCCTGACGtctcctggagcaaaactttacCCTGCTGCCGTTGATACTGTTGTTGTATCCTTCTTTAACTATGAACTACTGCTTGCTGTGAGATGACTTAAATTTCTGTTCTTGTGTTCTCAGCTGATTGTAATCTGAATTACTTTGCATTTTAATGGTATTTGATGGAATAACTAGTAATCTGAAAAGAGCTGCAGAGGTTCAGATGTTAATTGGCAAGGTTAAAATTGTTCTTAACTTTTGTTACTTACTGTGATGTTCCAAACCAAATAAGTATTCCTGCTGTGCTGTTGGGTGGGATGCTGTTCCATTAATCTAACTGATAAGTGGAGCTCCTTTGTGATTTTATGCAGAACTGTAAAAATAGTTGAGGTACAGTGTAATTTGTCCCCTGCCTCCTTAATCAATCTTGTATCTCCTTCAGCTATAGAAGAATTTGCTCCTGTTCCTAGGGAATTTAGAAAGATGTAGTCAGGACTTGCTCTATGTGTCTGATGAAATTAGCATATGTAAAATGAGGAAAGTATGCTAATTCATTCCTCGTTATATTACTGAGAAAGGAAGCCTGAGCAAATACAGCATTAATAATACTaagctgtgctgcttttgttGTTAGTTAGATGCTATAGGAAAAGATCAGCAGTTAGCAGCACATGTTGCTAAGCTTTGAAAAGGCCATGTCTGACTTTAGTACTTCTGTTTTTTTAGATTTGTGTCTCAATTCTTCTGTACCTTGGAATCTAAAATGGCCCCACAAACATGCAGTTTTGTTCCAGAAAGGGTGAGATTATCTTCTCTGTGTTAGGCACAAAGGAAGAAATGGAGTGTAGTGGTGGGAGATCTTTTTCTGTAATTGCTGTTTGAAGTTCATAAATACGTGCTTTGTTCTACAGGCTGCGATTCAGTTGTTAAATGCAGTGCATTGTTTTGCTTATCTTTAAGAGCTAGAGCTTTAGAATTACTAAAGGGGTAAAAGTTCAACATGGGATTTTGAAACTTTTTGGACAGTCGTTTTCTCATActgcttttacttttctgaaatagttttacaaaaatctgttttccttagCAGTAATTTGTAGGCAATAATGGCAGAGGGAAAACAACATGCATTATGTGTGGGAGTAATGAAGATGTCAGCTGAGGACATGTAAGTGTGTTAAAAGTTGAAATATAACCTGTCCCACGTCACTATTCCTATGTTAGTTTGGAATCTAAGCACCACTGTCAAGGTTCCTGCATCACTGTTGCAGCATATGTTcaactacagatttttttaagtttttattttgttgattaaTATTCAGGGGAAGAAGAAGAGCCAGGGAATATCTTCCCTACTTATTTGTTCACCAGATGGAATCAAAATAGTCCTTTTCATGCGAATATGGATTTTAAGATGTACAACATTAGTGCTACTGCTGAATGTCAGTATTTCTTGCTCTCTGATCACACTTTCTCGGAGATCTTGCTGAACAAAGATATAGTTGTATAGAGTACTTGCTACCTGGGCTGGGCAAGAGATGTAATTTGGATCGGAGGGGGTTGAAGATGTTGAAGTGATTTTTGTCTGCAGGGACAGCAGAGACTAAAGTCCTGCTGGTGCTTGGTTGTCTGGCTGGGCTTTCCTCTGTGGCCTTCTCTCTACCTTGTACCCGCATGCAGCATTCCTGCTTGATGTGCTTACTAGCTTTGCTGAGCTTCTTGTGAAATGTAGAGGTCTGTTTGGGGGTTAAACATCAACTGAAAACTATTTGAGAAGGGCAAgagacagaaaatggaaatgaaagttATTCTTGGCATTCTGATAGTGCTAAATAATAAGTAGCTGAACCACTTTGTCACTTTAAGTTCAGTAACGTCTTGCAGTAGGACGTAAGATGCCCTAGCAGCTTTGGGCTGTGTTGGTTCCAGCCCTGTCTAACACTTCTGTGGGTGAGGAAGCTGATTTTTGAAAGCAAGTCACTCTTGTGGGGATAATTCTCAGGAGGATCATCTTCTCTGCTGGGTCCTGAGTTGTAATGGAAGCACAAGGGAGAGAGGTGGGAGTGTGTTACAGAGGATGGGGATAGAAAGGGACTGCAGCAACCTGGATTTGGACCTGCTGTGGCTGTCGAGGAGTTATATCCCTCAGGATTCTTTGTAGTGCCTTCAAAAGACCAGGAGTAGGTGGAAAGAATAGCTCCCTTTGTCCCAGCCCTACGTCTGCAGTGATCTGCTGTGATTGCTGCAAACCAAGATTAGCTGTATTCCTAATCTGAATTTCAAATTCAGCAGCCTTGCAGCTGAATATCCTGTTCCTGTGAGAAGCAACATGAactggggaggaaaacaaaatgataCTGGTCTACGCAGCCTGTTTTTTTGTGTGATACTGTTTAAACTAGAAAACTGTGGAACAGTATGATTTGAGTCACTTGGTGTGATCATGATACATGATGTGTTAATGCGATTAACGTAGCAGTATTTTCCTTCctgattacttctggacaagttgtaTAAGTAATGGAATACTTTGTGTAAATACAGTGAATTAGATTCTCCAGGGGAATAAAACTTGTTCTCAGTCCTAGAGGGATGA
The window above is part of the Strix aluco isolate bStrAlu1 chromosome 10, bStrAlu1.hap1, whole genome shotgun sequence genome. Proteins encoded here:
- the MCTS1 gene encoding malignant T-cell-amplified sequence 1 isoform X2, whose translation is MFKKFDEKENVSNCIQLKTSVIKGIKNQLIDQFPVIEPWLNQIMPKKDPVKIVRCHEHIEILTVNGELLFFRQREGIFYPTLRLLHKYPFILPHQQVDKGAIKFVLSGANIMCPGLTSPGAKLYPAAVDTVVVSFFNYELLLAICVSILLYLGI
- the MCTS1 gene encoding malignant T-cell-amplified sequence 1 isoform X1 — its product is MFKKFDEKENVSNCIQLKTSVIKGIKNQLIDQFPVIEPWLNQIMPKKDPVKIVRCHEHIEILTVNGELLFFRQREGIFYPTLRLLHKYPFILPHQQVDKGAIKFVLSGANIMCPGLTSPGAKLYPAAVDTVVAIMAEGKQHALCVGVMKMSAEDIEKVNKGIGIENIHYLNDGLWHMKTYK